In Cryptomeria japonica chromosome 10, Sugi_1.0, whole genome shotgun sequence, a genomic segment contains:
- the LOC131072541 gene encoding probable WRKY transcription factor 31 gives MDPHKNEIVAQLNRIRKENQKLTDMIKLMTANYQGLKTQFMKRQEECCRPSPRTMGKSLKLGIDVEEDINDGISVPGQQENMDINVNCISSDEDSENSLEENSKYTMEDLQLPSKKRKINRVLQEQSAFQNGNSCTDEDSPNKNIITAQTRPEMNMVGDGCQWRKYGQKMTRNNEWQKAYYRCASGSSCPVRKQVQMSVQDSSIVNTTYKGQHSHLLKPVPLAARSDKLLQFSNSSANFFTGNQLPFPASIATITCMGSSPTITLDLTQTPQGVQIQDSSSLLKNNPSNTTA, from the exons ATGGATCCCCATAAAAATGAG ATTGTTGCCCAATTGAATCGTATTAGGAAGGAAAATCAGAAGCTCACAGATATGATAAAGCTCATGACTGCTAACTACCAAGGCCTAAAAACCCAATTCATGAAACGCCAG GAAGAGTGTTGTAGACCGTCTCCAAGAACAATGGGAAAGTCTCTGAAATTGGGTATAGATGTAGAAGAGGACATCAATGATGGGATCTCTGTCCCTGGACAGCAAGAAAACATggatattaatgtcaattgtatcaGTTCTGATGAGGACTCTGAGAACTCCTTGGAAGAGAATTCTAAGTATACAATGGAAGATTTGCAGCTGCCATCCAAAAAGAGGAAGATAAACCGTGTATTGCAGGAGCAGAGTGCGTTTCAAAATGGTAATTCATGCACAGATGAAGATTCACCCAATAAGAATATCATTACTGCGCAGACAAGACCAGAGATGAATATG GTAGGAGATGGATGCCAATGGCGAAAATATGGGCAAAAGATGACTAGAAACAACGAGTGGCAGAAAGCTTATTACAGGTGTGCCTCTGGATCTTCTTGCCCGGTTAGAAAGCAGGTACAGATGTCTGTTCAAGACTCAAGCATTGTGAACACCACCTACAAAGGCCAACATAGTCATCTGCTGAAGCCTGTGCCCCTGGCTGCTAGAAGTGATAAGCTCCTCCAGTTTAGTAACAGTAGTGCAAACTTCTTCACAGGCAATCAGCTTCCATTCCCAGCCTCCATTGCCACAATCACATGCATGGGTTCTTCTCCAACCATCACTCTAGATCTTACACAAACTCCACAAGGGGTACAGATTCAAGACTCATCATCACTTTTGAAGAACAATCCTAGCAATACTACAGCATAA